The following coding sequences lie in one Methanopyrus sp. SNP6 genomic window:
- a CDS encoding DUF123 domain-containing protein — protein sequence MLPDHGSYALVFRVNRRVEVNAGSLGDVIVEAGSWTYIGSGMGRGPSGLRGRLGRHLKSAREGAEQPHWHIDYLLSQARPEVEGAWIMEGDRECELAAALSGMVSGIRGFGCSDCHCETHLFRAGIAETAEAVRRVGGGTFLPTPTLEHWVSQR from the coding sequence GTGCTGCCGGATCACGGTTCGTACGCTCTCGTCTTCCGCGTGAACAGACGTGTCGAGGTGAACGCAGGAAGCTTGGGAGACGTGATCGTGGAGGCCGGGAGCTGGACCTACATCGGGTCTGGTATGGGACGGGGTCCCTCCGGGCTAAGGGGTCGCCTTGGGCGTCACTTAAAATCGGCTCGGGAGGGAGCGGAGCAACCACACTGGCATATCGATTACTTGCTTTCCCAGGCACGACCGGAGGTCGAGGGCGCTTGGATAATGGAAGGCGACCGTGAATGTGAGCTGGCGGCAGCACTGTCGGGTATGGTGTCCGGGATTCGAGGATTCGGATGCTCAGATTGCCACTGTGAAACCCACCTATTCCGCGCAGGGATCGCCGAGACGGCGGAAGCCGTCAGACGGGTCGGTGGTGGGACGTTCTTACCCACCCCTACACTCGAGCACTGGGTTTCTCAGCGGTGA
- a CDS encoding methyltransferase domain-containing protein, with protein sequence MRRYTIRPADFVTVVSYFEAKELLRVIEKGEEEAEIRLDLGLRSGKVWIDGDAVIVEGVELTRDDLESMTEWKGAYGLTTDSIYKIEIRAEHYYKLLPVRPGEAPTIEIDGIRMHRTKWTDPWTDAGVKVGRIGVSGGDRVLDICTGLGYTALRAVERGADVISVEKDRNVLEIAGANPWSRGLEGVDILLGPAEEVVPSLDDEFDAIVHDPPRLARAGELYSENFYRELLRLLRPGGRLVHYVGAPGSRYRGKDVLAGVSRRLTRVGFEVVDVDRKWGLITAEKPSARV encoded by the coding sequence TTGCGTCGGTACACGATCCGCCCCGCGGACTTTGTCACCGTCGTGTCCTACTTCGAGGCCAAGGAACTGTTACGCGTCATAGAGAAGGGCGAAGAGGAAGCTGAAATCCGATTAGACCTGGGCTTGCGCTCTGGGAAAGTCTGGATTGACGGTGATGCAGTCATCGTCGAGGGCGTGGAGTTAACTCGGGACGACCTTGAGTCTATGACGGAGTGGAAGGGCGCTTACGGGCTGACTACCGATAGCATATACAAAATCGAGATCCGGGCCGAGCACTACTACAAACTCCTCCCGGTAAGACCCGGCGAAGCGCCGACTATCGAGATCGACGGCATCAGGATGCACCGCACTAAGTGGACTGATCCTTGGACCGATGCCGGCGTTAAGGTGGGTAGAATCGGGGTGTCCGGTGGGGATCGCGTCCTCGACATATGCACTGGATTAGGCTACACCGCACTGCGGGCCGTGGAACGCGGTGCGGATGTCATCTCCGTCGAAAAGGACAGGAACGTCCTCGAAATCGCCGGTGCGAACCCTTGGTCGCGAGGGTTAGAGGGGGTTGATATTCTGTTAGGTCCCGCGGAGGAAGTGGTTCCGTCCCTCGATGACGAATTCGACGCTATCGTCCACGACCCCCCTAGATTGGCTAGAGCCGGTGAACTGTACTCCGAGAATTTTTATCGCGAGTTACTGAGGCTTCTACGGCCCGGCGGCCGGCTCGTCCATTACGTCGGAGCTCCTGGGAGCCGGTATCGTGGGAAGGACGTGCTCGCTGGGGTATCCCGTCGTCTCACACGCGTGGGGTTCGAGGTGGTAGACGTGGACCGGAAGTGGGGGTTAATCACCGCTGAGAAACCCAGTGCTCGAGTGTAG
- a CDS encoding thiamine-phosphate synthase family protein, with amino-acid sequence MLLIVAGHDPTGAGLRADVVTAGVLGIPAISLPTLLSLQDEGVELVEPVDSQFLSDCLARYVPRCEVVKVGAVPTLEIFEILAKRLRNLTVVWDPVFRAEAGGVLSEATPEEALETFGETVDIITPNTEELSQLVGRRIRTTVEAELAARELVEEYSLTGVLVTGGHSADRLDVWVPAEGDTIAWEMPPGEGAHGSGCVLSTALACFLARGLGPETAVERAVRFARAAVRKARNTPFGRVVDPAAQIRRDAALGRAMQHVIRALEIIESDPTFARAIPQVGMNVAEVFDPSMGLEGVIGLSGRIVLDGDEPSVVGYPVPGGSKHVGTVALTAHRLDPSVRAAVNASYNGEFIERARDLGFVVSSFDRSEEPEEIDSTMEWGTEVAFRKSDDTPDVIYDEGDVGKEPMIRVLGRSAVEAVTKLRMLLG; translated from the coding sequence ATGCTCCTGATAGTCGCTGGACACGATCCTACGGGAGCCGGTCTCAGGGCGGACGTGGTGACGGCCGGAGTCCTCGGGATACCAGCGATTTCTCTCCCGACGTTGCTATCGCTCCAGGATGAGGGCGTCGAGTTAGTCGAGCCCGTTGACTCGCAGTTCTTATCGGATTGCTTGGCTCGATACGTCCCGAGGTGCGAAGTCGTCAAAGTCGGGGCCGTCCCCACTTTAGAGATCTTCGAGATACTGGCGAAACGGCTCCGTAACCTGACGGTAGTATGGGATCCTGTGTTCAGAGCCGAGGCCGGAGGGGTGTTATCTGAAGCGACTCCTGAAGAGGCGTTGGAAACGTTCGGTGAGACGGTCGATATCATAACTCCCAATACGGAAGAGTTGAGCCAGCTGGTCGGTAGGAGGATACGCACTACGGTGGAGGCTGAGCTCGCAGCCCGTGAGCTGGTGGAGGAGTACAGCTTGACGGGCGTCCTCGTCACGGGGGGGCACTCCGCCGACAGACTCGATGTATGGGTGCCGGCCGAGGGGGACACCATCGCGTGGGAGATGCCTCCGGGTGAAGGCGCTCACGGATCCGGGTGCGTGCTCTCCACGGCTCTCGCGTGCTTCTTGGCCCGAGGGTTGGGCCCAGAGACTGCCGTAGAACGAGCCGTTCGGTTCGCGAGAGCGGCGGTCCGAAAGGCTCGAAACACGCCCTTCGGTCGTGTGGTAGATCCCGCCGCACAAATCAGACGTGACGCGGCGTTGGGGAGGGCAATGCAGCACGTGATCCGGGCACTCGAGATCATCGAGTCGGATCCGACCTTCGCGAGGGCAATTCCACAGGTTGGAATGAACGTAGCGGAAGTCTTCGATCCCTCAATGGGTCTCGAGGGTGTGATTGGACTTTCGGGTCGAATCGTCCTCGACGGTGATGAACCTAGCGTGGTCGGCTACCCGGTTCCGGGCGGTTCCAAGCACGTCGGCACCGTGGCTCTGACGGCCCATCGGCTTGATCCCTCGGTCCGGGCCGCGGTAAACGCTAGTTATAACGGGGAGTTCATCGAGAGGGCTCGTGATCTCGGGTTCGTGGTGTCTTCGTTCGACCGGTCGGAGGAGCCGGAGGAAATCGACTCCACGATGGAATGGGGTACCGAGGTAGCGTTTCGAAAATCGGACGACACCCCCGACGTTATCTACGACGAGGGCGATGTAGGCAAGGAACCGATGATACGCGTGCTCGGTAGGAGCGCCGTGGAGGCCGTGACCAAGCTGAGGATGTTGTTGGGGTGA